A region of Rhodamnia argentea isolate NSW1041297 chromosome 9, ASM2092103v1, whole genome shotgun sequence DNA encodes the following proteins:
- the LOC115730778 gene encoding probable E3 ubiquitin-protein ligase XERICO, with protein MDATFARLGMRIDPRWVTLKFLKSLLFHAKIMLVSSLAHLGLLRSRQRERAEEDQEPHSADQSNNTVLVMDGSTPALVPVHVLASRYKNKVPVLEFGELLAKRRALRGDDGGGCRGGGDQCREKMCAVCLTGIEGRHEVRELLNCSHVFHRECLDRWVEENQVTCPLCRCLLFPAATPRRRIIAEACD; from the coding sequence ATGGATGCGACTTTCGCTCGCCTAGGCATGAGGATCGACCCCAGGTGGGTGACCCTCAAGTTCCTGAAGAGCCTTCTGTTCCATGCCAAGATCATGCTGGTTTCTTCTCTCGCTCATCTGGGTCTGCTCAGATCTCGACAGCGAGAACGCGCGGAGGAAGACCAAGAACCCCACTCGGCGGACCAGTCCAACAACACCGTCCTTGTGATGGACGGCTCGACGCCGGCCCTCGTCCCCGTCCACGTCCTCGCGTCCCGTTACAAGAACAAAGTGCCGGTCCTCGAGTTTGGCGAGCTTCTCGCCAAGCGCCGAGCATTGCGCGGAGATGATGGAGGAGGATGCAGAGGGGGAGGCGATCAATGCCGAGAGAAGATGTGCGCGGTGTGCTTGACCGGGATCGAGGGGAGGCACGAGGTGCGAGAGCTGCTCAACTGCAGCCACGTTTTCCACCGGGAGTGCCTGGACCGGTGGGTCGAGGAGAACCAGGTGACTTGCCCTCTCTGCCGGTGCTTGCTCTTCCCTGCAGCAACCCCGAGGCGAAGAATAATCGCAGAAGCTTGCGactga